The DNA window GGATTCTGTACCGAACCAGTATTTTTTGTCTTTCAGTTTGTCGATGGTCATTTTGTTGAGCACCGCTACCTCTGCTTCTGCTGACTTAGCATTAGGGAGGAGTTTGTAACCCCACTGGATGGCCCATTTGTCGTAGTAGTTGATACGAGGGTAGAGATCGGCACCGCTGATACCATCTCCAGGCTGAGCCACGTAGTTAAAGCGGGCGTAGTCCATGATAGAGGCGGCATGGCCGTTCTTTTTCACCCATTCCTTATCGCGGAGTTTTTCTACCGGATAGGTGGAGCTGGAGCCGAAGTTATGGCGGAGTCCGAGGGTATGGCCTACTTCGTGGGAAGACACGAAGCGGATGAGGTCACCCATGAGTTCATCGCTGAACTGCATATTGCGGGCGCGTGGATCGTTGGGAGAAGCCTGAACGAAGTACCAGTTGCGCAGCAGGCGCATTACGTTGTGGTACCAGTTGATATGGCTTTCGAGGATTTCGCCGGAGCGGGGATCGTGTACGTGGGGGCCGCTGGCGTTGGGAACATCAGACGGTTTGTAAACGATTGCTGAGAAGCGGGCATCTTCGATAGACCAGGTAGAATCTTCTTCTTTGGTAGGGGCCATTTTGGCGATGATGGCATTTTTGAATCCGGCTTCTTCGAAAGCGGATTGCCAGTCGTTGACACCCATGATAAGATATTTGCGCCATTTAGCCGGAGTAGCAGGATCTATATAGAACACGATAGGTTTCTTAGGTTCTACGAGTTCACCGCGTTTGTATTTTTCCATGTCTTCCGGTTTGGGTTCCAGGCGCCAGCGGGTGATCATCTGGAGTTGTTTTACACCTTGCGGATCGGCATCGAAATCAGTGACACGGGTAGTGAAGAAACCAACACGGGGATCGAAGTAGCGTGGCTGCATGGGTACTGCAGGGAGCAGTACCATGGAGCTGTTGAGTTCAACGGTAGCGTTGCTTCCCGGAGCCGGAGGAAAGCCTGGCATTGACTGGCCTGCTTTGCTATATGTTTTAACGGTTTTGATTTCGGTGTTCATCGGATAGGATTTTACATCGGAGATGTAGGATTTATCCGGTTGAACGCCACCGAGTTTCATCATATTTTTGATGGTGCCGTCGAAGAAGAGCACGTCATTATCACCGGAGATATATTCGGTGAGGTCGATAACGCTGCCATTTCCTGATTTGGAGAAGGCTTTGATATCGAAGGCGGCAACGATGGGTTGGAGGTTAGAGTTCATCACAGCGGTGAACATGGGCTGTGTGGAGTCTTTGGATACCTCGGAGTAGGAGATGTTTTTGAGGAAGATGCGGTTATTGGGTCCTTTTTCGAGGCGGACAACGTTTTCGCCGATGATGTCACCGGAGAAGCCCATCATTTGTACGCGCAGGCCTGCGGCGGATTTGGACAGCCTGTTTACAACGAGAATGTCTCTGCCGAGGAGGGAGTCTGCTACTTCGAAGAAGAAGCGGTCATCTTGTTTGTAGATATTGAACAGGCCGGAATCAGCGGAGGCCTTATCGGTGATGATTTCCGCGAAAGGTTTAGGGCCGGCTTTAGGACCGGGTTTGATCATGGCAGGTTTGGCAGTAGTGTCTTTAGCTGGAGCGGCAGCTGGCGTTGGCGCGGCAGATTTCTTTTTCCGCTGGGCACTAGCGGTAAAGGAAACGGATGAGCCGATGCAGGCTAAGCCGGCAACAGCGACCATCAGTTTCAGGTTGATTGATTTGTACATTGAGTGATTGGTTTTGTGTAACGTTCGCTTTTTAAAAAATGGGATTGCAAGTAAGTACATAAAGTATTAACTTATGAGGAAAATCCATAAGCGCGGAAAAAGGGTATAAGAATGGAAAAAAGTAGGGGTAAAGGTGGGGGATAGACGTCAAAGCATTAGTTGCAGTACCAACTTTCTTATGTAATCATTTATTGTTATAGTATATAATATTTTCATATAGCATTTATAGCGGGCAGAAGTGGATTTGCCGCGACAGTAGTGGATTTGGCGTTTGGGGAAATGAAAGTGTGTGCAGAATGGCGGGCTAAAACCAATTAGCGGGCGCTCAAAGTGTTGACTGGCGCGGGAATAAATATGTTCTCAGTTTTGTAAGATTTCTGTTGGAACATTTGAATTTTTTCTTAAATTGTGCGTCCAACTTTGAAAAAAAATCAACAGCTTTCAAATTTTTGGGACAGTAACAAATTAGAGGACTGCAATATTATTGGTTATTTGCTGACGTAAGTGTTTGCTCAAAACAAAAAAACGTGTGAGGGAGAAGCCCTATGGTGGGGCATTTGAGGGGGTAGGTTAATTTTTTTGGGTTTTTTTGGGCTGCACTTGTTTTTTTGGGCCAACCTTATAACTTTGCGAATCGCTTATTAAAGAGTAAATTGAGTGCTGTGAGGCATTCCACCAGTGTGAAATAGTAAAATCGTAACTTCTAACAAACAATAGTTTAATTTTTAACACTAAAATTTCAATCAACATGGCTGAGACTAAAACAACTGTGACTGCAGCTACAGCTAAGGCTTCTTCTCATCAACCTACAAAGTCGTCCAACCTGTTCGCGGCGTTGGCTGTGCCTATCTGTTTAGTGATAGGTTTTCTGTTTTTCTTTTTTGTATTAGGTAACCCAGCCAACTTCCAAGGTAATAATCCAGACGGGCATCCGATTGATTCTGGTATTGGCAAGTGGTTTGGTACTGTTTACAAAGGTGGATTGGTAGTACCTGTATTGATTTCTGTATTGCTCGTTTGTCTGACTTTCGTAATTGAGCGTTTCCTGTACCTGTCAAAAGCTAAAGGTAAATTCAGCGGTTCTGAGCTGGTACGTAAAGTACAATATCACCTGGCTAACAAAAATGTTGACGCAGCTTTAGCTGAGTGCGACAAACAGAAAGGTTCTGTAGGTAACGTACTGAAAGCTGGTCTGAAAAAGTACAAAGAAATGGTTACCAACTCTGAGCTGGACACAGATCAGAAGATCCTGACTATTAAAAATGAAATTGAAGAAACAACTGCACTGGAACTGCCAATGATGGAAAAGAACCTGGTGTTCCTGTCTACCATTGCTTCCGTAGCAACCCTGCTGGGTCTGTTCGGTACCGTATTGGGTATGATTAAAGCGTTCTCTGCGATGTCTTCCGGTGGTGCACCAGACTCTGCACAGCTGGCGTTAGGTATCTCCGAGGCGTTGATCAACACCGCTCTGGGTATCGGTACATCCGCTATCGCGATCATCATGTATAACTTCTTTACTACTAACATCGATAGCATCACTTACGCTATTGACGAGTCCGGCTTTACTTTAACACAGAGCTTTGCTGCAAACCACAAATAATTTTGTGGAATTTCAGCGGTTTTGAATCTATTTAAAGTAAATCATAAAAAAAGTAGAGATGCCTAAAATTAAAATGCCCAGGAAAAGCACTGCTATTGACATGACAGCAATGTGTGATGTGGCTTTTCTGCTCTTGACTTTCTTTATGCTGGCGACTAAGTTCAAACCGGATGAACCGGTAACGGTAGTTACCCCGTCCTCTATCAACACAACCCTTTTGCCTGATTCTGACGTGCTGTTATTCACGGTAGATAAAGACGGAAGAGTGTTTTTCAGCATGGACGGCCAGCCTAAAAGAAAAAAGCTGATCGAAGATCTGAACGCGCAGTATAAACTTGGCCTGGACGACAAAGAAATCAAAAGCTTT is part of the Chitinophaga flava genome and encodes:
- a CDS encoding zinc-dependent metalloprotease, whose protein sequence is MYKSINLKLMVAVAGLACIGSSVSFTASAQRKKKSAAPTPAAAPAKDTTAKPAMIKPGPKAGPKPFAEIITDKASADSGLFNIYKQDDRFFFEVADSLLGRDILVVNRLSKSAAGLRVQMMGFSGDIIGENVVRLEKGPNNRIFLKNISYSEVSKDSTQPMFTAVMNSNLQPIVAAFDIKAFSKSGNGSVIDLTEYISGDNDVLFFDGTIKNMMKLGGVQPDKSYISDVKSYPMNTEIKTVKTYSKAGQSMPGFPPAPGSNATVELNSSMVLLPAVPMQPRYFDPRVGFFTTRVTDFDADPQGVKQLQMITRWRLEPKPEDMEKYKRGELVEPKKPIVFYIDPATPAKWRKYLIMGVNDWQSAFEEAGFKNAIIAKMAPTKEEDSTWSIEDARFSAIVYKPSDVPNASGPHVHDPRSGEILESHINWYHNVMRLLRNWYFVQASPNDPRARNMQFSDELMGDLIRFVSSHEVGHTLGLRHNFGSSSTYPVEKLRDKEWVKKNGHAASIMDYARFNYVAQPGDGISGADLYPRINYYDKWAIQWGYKLLPNAKSAEAEVAVLNKMTIDKLKDKKYWFGTESNPNDPRSQNEDLGDNAMKASAYGIKNLQRIMPNLLTWTKVENEGYGTLAELYKEVVSQFGRYMGHVTKNIGGIYETPKTVEEEGAVYEFVPKAIQKEAVQFLSQQLFTTPKWLVNQDLMNRTGSTGIGLVMSVQAPVLSKILSVNTLNKLSAGEAALGNTAYQPLEMLNDMKKSIFSEIYTHQPIDVYRRSLQRNYVDNLTAMMAPPAPSQMPGFSAPDASKYDAAAICRAHLSSLRNELRGAAASGDAMTRNHILDLVARITNTLDPK
- a CDS encoding MotA/TolQ/ExbB proton channel family protein, with amino-acid sequence MAETKTTVTAATAKASSHQPTKSSNLFAALAVPICLVIGFLFFFFVLGNPANFQGNNPDGHPIDSGIGKWFGTVYKGGLVVPVLISVLLVCLTFVIERFLYLSKAKGKFSGSELVRKVQYHLANKNVDAALAECDKQKGSVGNVLKAGLKKYKEMVTNSELDTDQKILTIKNEIEETTALELPMMEKNLVFLSTIASVATLLGLFGTVLGMIKAFSAMSSGGAPDSAQLALGISEALINTALGIGTSAIAIIMYNFFTTNIDSITYAIDESGFTLTQSFAANHK